The Bacteroides acidifaciens genome includes a region encoding these proteins:
- a CDS encoding polysaccharide pyruvyl transferase family protein: MKKVLYMHTGSGNHGCEAIVRTSAKMLGGPENVLLWSLTKSEDLKYGTAKSVEAVLESEQLKKYSIDYFEALLKRRLLHNQQANMQVFLRKIFKDRVAISIGGDNYCYEWSAKQAVELNKEIRKYCKYSVLWGCSIDPEAITSAVAEDLAKYDLITAREPITYKLLKSINPYTVKVADPAFLLDRKELPLPKNFVEGNTVGINVSPLIMKYGPDGDIILRNYEKMIQYILDETDMNICFIPHVVWNYNDDLKPINILYELFENTNRVCKIEDANCMELKGYIARCRFFVGARTHATIAAYSSFVPTLVVGYSVKSRGIAQDLFGTEENYVLPVQDLKTENELMSRFVWLMNYEQEQNEILKRRIPDYLNEAKSGGVELMQLMNNDIRGRK, translated from the coding sequence ATGAAGAAGGTTTTATATATGCATACTGGTAGTGGCAATCATGGTTGCGAAGCTATAGTGCGAACTTCTGCAAAGATGTTGGGAGGTCCTGAGAATGTACTTTTGTGGTCATTAACTAAATCGGAAGATTTGAAATATGGGACTGCCAAGTCTGTTGAAGCAGTGCTGGAGTCAGAACAGCTAAAGAAATATAGCATAGATTATTTTGAGGCTCTTCTTAAAAGGCGATTGTTGCATAACCAGCAAGCAAATATGCAAGTGTTTCTGAGAAAAATTTTTAAAGATAGAGTCGCTATTTCAATTGGTGGTGATAATTATTGTTATGAGTGGTCTGCAAAGCAGGCAGTTGAACTGAATAAAGAAATCCGAAAATATTGTAAATATTCTGTATTGTGGGGATGTTCGATTGATCCAGAAGCAATCACTTCCGCAGTTGCAGAAGATTTGGCTAAATATGACTTAATCACTGCTCGTGAACCGATAACCTACAAATTACTGAAGAGTATAAATCCATATACAGTAAAAGTTGCGGATCCGGCGTTTTTGCTAGATAGAAAAGAGCTACCATTACCCAAAAATTTTGTAGAAGGTAATACAGTTGGAATAAATGTCAGTCCTTTGATTATGAAATATGGACCGGATGGTGATATTATTTTGCGCAATTATGAGAAAATGATTCAGTATATTCTGGATGAAACAGATATGAATATTTGTTTCATTCCTCATGTTGTTTGGAATTATAATGATGATTTGAAACCTATCAATATCCTTTATGAATTGTTCGAGAACACTAATCGTGTTTGTAAAATAGAGGATGCTAATTGTATGGAGTTGAAAGGGTATATTGCTAGATGTAGATTTTTTGTTGGTGCTAGAACTCATGCGACGATTGCGGCATATTCCAGTTTTGTGCCGACGTTGGTAGTTGGTTATTCGGTAAAGTCTCGAGGTATTGCCCAAGATTTATTCGGAACGGAAGAAAATTATGTGTTGCCTGTGCAAGATTTGAAAACAGAAAATGAGTTAATGTCACGTTTTGTTTGGTTAATGAACTATGAACAGGAGCAAAATGAAATATTGAAACGTAGAATTCCTGACTATTTGAATGAGGCAAAAAGTGGGGGAGTGGAATTGATGCAGTTAATGAATAATGATATAAGAGGACGTAAATGA
- a CDS encoding glycosyltransferase family 2 protein produces MNEKFKISIVIPIYNLQDELPRCVDSIKKQTHKNIEIILVDDGSNDNTCEVIRRLVESDKRIIPIYKKNGGVTSARMEGIKQATGDYIGFVDGDDEIEANMYEVLLANAIKYQADISHCGYQMVFADGRVHYFYNTKRLVEQDKLTGLKDLLSGVVIEPGLCNKLYRRELFDCLLDTGVMDMSIRINEDLLMNFHLFRRANKSVFEDRCPYHYIVRATSASRQKLNEHKIYDPIRVKQIILAYCDDNMKEAAVKALLTTCVYGYCTLVLEKKGYIKEQSDIRELIEQYFSYVERLPKRTRVLAQCIIKIPRLFDILYPIYVVCLQKKKYN; encoded by the coding sequence ATGAATGAAAAGTTTAAAATATCAATAGTTATACCTATATATAACCTGCAAGATGAGTTACCGCGTTGTGTAGATAGTATAAAAAAACAGACTCACAAAAATATAGAAATAATTTTAGTAGATGATGGGTCAAATGATAATACTTGTGAGGTAATCCGTCGGTTGGTAGAGAGTGATAAGAGAATTATACCGATCTATAAAAAAAATGGAGGAGTTACATCCGCTCGTATGGAGGGAATTAAACAAGCGACAGGGGATTATATTGGTTTTGTTGATGGGGATGATGAAATAGAAGCAAATATGTATGAAGTATTATTGGCGAATGCCATTAAATATCAGGCAGATATTTCTCATTGTGGTTACCAGATGGTTTTTGCTGATGGTCGTGTTCATTATTTTTATAATACAAAACGTTTGGTGGAGCAAGACAAACTGACTGGATTAAAAGACCTGTTGAGTGGGGTTGTAATTGAACCTGGTTTATGTAATAAATTATATAGGAGAGAATTGTTTGACTGTTTGTTAGATACAGGCGTGATGGATATGTCTATTAGAATAAATGAAGATTTGTTGATGAATTTTCATCTGTTTAGACGAGCAAATAAATCTGTTTTTGAAGATCGTTGTCCTTATCATTATATCGTACGTGCAACTTCTGCATCACGTCAAAAACTCAATGAACATAAGATATATGATCCAATTCGGGTTAAACAAATCATTTTAGCTTACTGTGATGATAATATGAAGGAAGCTGCAGTAAAAGCATTGTTAACTACATGTGTTTATGGGTATTGCACACTTGTTTTAGAAAAAAAAGGCTATATAAAAGAACAAAGTGATATAAGGGAGTTGATTGAACAATATTTTTCTTATGTTGAAAGACTGCCAAAAAGAACGAGAGTCCTTGCGCAATGTATAATAAAGATACCACGACTTTTTGACATATTATATCCGATTTATGTAGTATGTCTGCAAAAGAAAAAATATAATTGA
- a CDS encoding serine O-acetyltransferase, which produces MEVIRCIFFLMRSFPCFLIYWSLNADTKLLIQGDINRYGKKDTILSLHELLLNNPVFRRLFYVRIITESVIKYRMARWCYRPLDSLEISSTTGLIGRGLMVMHGYSTIIFCHSMGKNCTVYQNVTIGRGKKINGIDVPIIGDNVTIYAGAIVIGGVHIGDNVKIGAGAVVVKDVPENTTVVGGTIRMIKQE; this is translated from the coding sequence ATGGAAGTTATAAGGTGTATATTTTTTTTAATGCGTTCATTTCCATGCTTTTTGATTTATTGGTCATTGAATGCGGATACTAAATTATTGATACAAGGAGATATCAACAGATATGGGAAGAAAGATACGATCCTTTCTCTTCATGAGTTACTTTTGAATAATCCGGTTTTTCGTAGGTTGTTTTATGTGAGAATAATTACAGAATCGGTTATAAAGTATCGTATGGCAAGATGGTGTTATCGTCCCTTGGATAGTTTGGAAATTAGTTCGACTACTGGGTTGATAGGTAGGGGACTAATGGTGATGCACGGGTATTCTACGATTATTTTTTGCCATTCTATGGGGAAAAATTGTACGGTATATCAAAATGTAACCATTGGACGTGGAAAAAAAATTAATGGTATTGATGTCCCTATTATTGGCGATAATGTGACGATTTATGCAGGAGCAATTGTGATAGGTGGGGTGCATATTGGCGATAATGTAAAAATAGGTGCTGGTGCAGTTGTTGTCAAGGATGTTCCGGAAAATACAACAGTTGTAGGGGGTACAATTCGGATGATTAAACAAGAATAA
- a CDS encoding glycosyltransferase: protein MGIKKKILFLIHDLGQGGAEKVLVNLVNNMDDTKFDITVMTLFDVGINRQFLSKRIRYRSIFSRVFKGNSHVMKLFSPKMLHRLFIKEHYDIEVAYLEGPCARIISGCHDMDTKLVSWVHIEQSTSERAAASFRNIEEAQKCYNRFHQIVCVSAAVKNDFTSVLSISAPVCVLYNTNETQKIVCTSKESVDDVLFLENEIKLVGVGKLLSSKGFDRILRITKRLREEGFPVHTYILGIGPEEQNLKKYVTLNGLDKYVDLLGYQTNPYKYVAKCDLFVCASFAEGFSTATTEALIVGVPVCTVNVSGMNEMLGCQNEYGIVTDNDEGALYQGILHMIGDSEVLAYYKKKAIERGKFFNMKTTVNAVEEMLWKL, encoded by the coding sequence ATGGGAATAAAAAAGAAAATTTTGTTTTTAATTCATGATTTAGGACAAGGTGGTGCGGAAAAGGTTTTGGTCAATCTTGTTAACAATATGGATGATACAAAGTTTGATATTACAGTGATGACTTTATTTGATGTGGGAATAAACCGTCAATTCCTTAGTAAGAGAATAAGATATCGTTCTATTTTTAGTAGAGTATTTAAGGGTAATTCTCATGTAATGAAGCTGTTTTCTCCCAAGATGTTACATAGGCTTTTTATAAAGGAACATTATGATATTGAGGTAGCATATTTGGAGGGACCATGTGCGAGAATTATTAGTGGATGTCATGATATGGATACAAAATTAGTATCATGGGTTCATATAGAACAATCTACTTCTGAAAGAGCAGCGGCGTCTTTCAGAAATATAGAAGAGGCTCAAAAATGTTATAATCGCTTTCATCAGATAGTTTGTGTATCAGCTGCGGTGAAAAATGATTTTACGTCAGTACTTTCGATATCAGCCCCTGTCTGTGTTTTATATAATACAAATGAAACTCAGAAAATAGTCTGTACATCAAAAGAATCTGTTGATGATGTTTTGTTTTTGGAGAATGAAATAAAGTTAGTAGGCGTAGGTAAGTTGTTATCTAGTAAGGGATTTGATCGTATCTTGAGAATAACGAAACGATTGCGTGAAGAGGGCTTTCCTGTACATACATACATATTGGGTATTGGACCGGAAGAACAGAATCTGAAGAAATATGTTACTTTGAATGGTTTGGACAAATATGTGGATTTGTTAGGATATCAGACGAATCCATATAAATATGTGGCAAAATGCGATTTATTTGTTTGTGCTAGTTTTGCAGAAGGTTTTTCTACAGCGACTACCGAAGCTTTGATTGTTGGTGTACCAGTATGTACTGTCAATGTGTCAGGTATGAATGAAATGCTTGGTTGTCAGAATGAATATGGTATTGTGACAGACAATGATGAAGGGGCTTTGTATCAAGGTATTTTACATATGATAGGTGACTCTGAAGTATTAGCTTATTATAAAAAGAAGGCAATAGAACGTGGTAAGTTTTTTAATATGAAGACTACGGTTAATGCTGTTGAAGAAATGTTATGGAAGTTATAA
- a CDS encoding EpsG family protein: MGGIASQIQLKRLEFVCGERVMRYPWWFSLFVFFPIIWMAATRGYFGDTFMYQITYLKMPDSFLEFAEYLKSVEKDKGYSVFAFFVKQIVGNNTVCYFAVVAFVQAVLLITVFRKYTPYYIMVVFLFVASTDYLSWMFNGIRQFMAVTIVFSATIFMLKKKYLPLLGVILLASSFHKTALLMIPCVLIAQGNAWNKKTLVFIAVILLSVAFIGTFTSLLDSALKETQYVNVVSDYKSWNDDGTSFLRVVFYSIPAILSFIWRKKIQKVRDPLVNFCTNMSIISMGLYVISMFTSGVFIGRLPIYVSLYGYILLAWEIHHCFRKEMIQFAIGGLIVVYSLFYYVQMKVWEMF; encoded by the coding sequence ATGGGAGGGATTGCCTCTCAAATACAGCTTAAACGTTTAGAATTCGTTTGTGGAGAGCGTGTGATGCGATATCCATGGTGGTTTTCTTTGTTCGTTTTTTTTCCTATTATTTGGATGGCGGCTACACGAGGGTATTTTGGTGATACATTTATGTATCAGATTACTTATTTGAAAATGCCAGATAGTTTTTTGGAATTTGCTGAATACTTAAAGTCAGTGGAAAAAGATAAAGGGTATTCGGTCTTTGCTTTTTTTGTGAAACAGATAGTGGGTAATAATACAGTGTGTTATTTTGCAGTGGTTGCATTTGTGCAAGCTGTCTTATTGATAACAGTGTTTAGAAAATATACTCCTTATTATATAATGGTTGTTTTTTTGTTTGTAGCATCTACCGACTATCTTTCATGGATGTTTAATGGAATACGGCAGTTTATGGCTGTAACAATAGTGTTTTCAGCTACGATATTTATGCTAAAAAAAAAGTATTTACCTTTATTGGGAGTCATTTTATTAGCTTCTTCTTTTCATAAAACAGCTCTTTTAATGATACCTTGTGTATTGATAGCTCAAGGAAATGCATGGAATAAGAAAACACTAGTGTTTATAGCTGTTATATTATTGTCTGTAGCTTTTATTGGTACATTTACAAGTTTGCTGGATAGTGCGTTGAAAGAGACTCAATACGTTAATGTAGTAAGTGATTATAAATCATGGAATGATGATGGTACTTCTTTTTTAAGGGTTGTCTTTTATTCTATTCCTGCTATTCTTTCTTTTATTTGGCGGAAGAAGATTCAGAAAGTGCGGGACCCGTTAGTTAATTTTTGTACAAATATGTCTATTATTTCAATGGGATTATATGTCATTTCGATGTTTACTAGTGGAGTTTTTATAGGAAGGCTACCAATTTATGTAAGTTTATATGGATATATCCTGTTGGCATGGGAAATACATCATTGTTTTAGAAAAGAGATGATACAGTTTGCTATTGGAGGCTTGATAGTTGTATATTCATTGTTTTATTATGTTCAGATGAAAGTATGGGAGATGTTTTAG
- a CDS encoding glycosyltransferase family 4 protein — MKKKFLIVTNHSYMLWQFRRELIVELLKQGEVVISTPFVGHEDDFIAMGCRCIPTEIDRRGINPLKDFKLYWLYRKLLKRERPDMVITYSIKPNIYAGYACRSLNIPYVVNVQGLGTAFQKSVISQVVTFMYKIALGGARTCLFENDANADEFVNRKIIKKKNKTVLHGAGVNLDYYPTQPYPKEENGIHFLFLGRIMKEKGVDELFAVARIMKEKYGNKVVFDLVGFFEDEYKGKVEELIADNVVCFHGFQVDPRPYYASAHCVVVPSYHEGMCNVLLEGAATGRALIASDIPGCREAIDNGVNGFLCKKMDVESLLYCMECFVALDAGKREKMGKTGRYKMQREFDKGVVVKETLMTLGLK, encoded by the coding sequence ATGAAAAAGAAATTTTTGATTGTCACCAATCATTCATATATGTTATGGCAATTTCGCCGAGAATTGATTGTAGAACTACTTAAACAGGGAGAGGTTGTTATCAGTACTCCTTTTGTGGGGCATGAAGATGATTTCATTGCTATGGGGTGTCGTTGTATCCCTACAGAGATTGATAGAAGAGGAATTAATCCGTTAAAGGATTTTAAACTGTATTGGTTATATCGAAAGTTGCTGAAGAGAGAACGTCCCGATATGGTCATAACCTATTCTATTAAACCCAATATCTATGCAGGGTATGCATGCCGCTCTCTTAACATTCCATATGTGGTGAATGTGCAGGGATTAGGGACCGCTTTTCAAAAAAGTGTGATATCTCAAGTTGTTACGTTTATGTATAAAATAGCTTTGGGTGGGGCAAGAACATGCTTATTTGAGAATGACGCAAATGCAGATGAATTTGTCAATCGTAAGATAATCAAGAAAAAAAACAAGACGGTCCTTCATGGTGCAGGAGTTAATTTAGACTATTATCCAACACAACCATATCCTAAGGAAGAGAATGGAATTCATTTTCTATTTTTGGGACGTATCATGAAAGAGAAAGGGGTAGATGAATTATTTGCTGTGGCTCGAATCATGAAAGAAAAATATGGTAATAAGGTGGTTTTTGATTTGGTTGGCTTCTTTGAAGATGAGTATAAGGGAAAAGTTGAAGAATTAATTGCGGACAATGTTGTCTGTTTTCATGGTTTTCAAGTTGATCCACGACCTTATTATGCATCTGCTCATTGTGTGGTAGTACCAAGTTATCATGAAGGTATGTGTAATGTTTTGTTGGAAGGGGCAGCTACTGGACGTGCTTTGATAGCTAGTGATATTCCGGGGTGTAGGGAAGCTATAGATAATGGCGTAAATGGCTTTTTATGCAAAAAAATGGATGTAGAAAGCTTGTTATACTGTATGGAATGTTTTGTGGCTCTTGATGCTGGCAAACGGGAGAAAATGGGTAAAACAGGAAGATATAAGATGCAGCGTGAGTTTGATAAAGGTGTGGTGGTGAAAGAAACCCTTATGACTTTAGGACTTAAGTAA
- a CDS encoding polysaccharide biosynthesis protein, which produces MKQNLEKFIRYISRTYFSYWIIWGIDLVISVTSTCFTYWWIHYLTGASLNGWGMIQVGALAAVATTIASYLFHTYRNTVRYSQLRCLWPLICSSSFKMACIGIAVFTFLTSVGLSVNQKLLFILFDGMLTIIAFATSRMVMVIIYEALIDMMNKENMRILIYGTDDQSVALKTRLLHSSHYKVVGFYCYGTIYKHRRLAELPIYYFTNEQTFQQLVHKRHIQGILFAHNESTRAEETRLLQYCKDNHIKTLIAPSISEADEDGNFHQWVRPVKIEDLLGRPEININMGEVADEFSGKVVMVTGAAGSIGSELCRQLAQMNISKLVMFDSAETPLHNIRLECERKYPNLDFVPVIGDVRVIDRLRMVFDIYHPQIIFHAAAYKHVPLMEENPCEAVLVNVTGSRQVADMAVKYGAEKMVMVSTDKAVNPTNVMGCSKRLAEIYVQSLSYAIKEGKIEGKTKFITTRFGNVLGSNGSVIPRFKEQIENGGPVTVTHPDIIRYFMTIPEACRLVMEAATMGEGNEIFVFEMGKPVKIVDLATRMIELAGYKPGEDIKIQFTGLRPGEKLYEEVLSNEENTIPTHHKKIKIAKVRRYEYEDIVGTYDEFEKLSRSVKIWDTVKLMKRTVPEFKSKNSRFEELDTNSL; this is translated from the coding sequence ATGAAACAAAATTTGGAAAAATTTATCCGGTATATAAGCAGGACTTATTTTAGTTACTGGATAATATGGGGAATTGACTTAGTCATTTCGGTGACTTCCACCTGTTTCACTTATTGGTGGATACATTATCTTACGGGCGCATCACTGAATGGTTGGGGAATGATTCAGGTCGGAGCTTTAGCAGCGGTTGCCACTACGATAGCTTCCTATCTGTTTCACACATACCGTAATACTGTACGTTATTCTCAACTGCGTTGTTTATGGCCGCTCATCTGTAGCTCGTCATTTAAGATGGCATGTATAGGAATCGCTGTCTTTACATTCCTGACTTCTGTCGGCTTATCGGTCAATCAGAAACTTCTGTTTATCCTATTTGATGGAATGTTGACTATCATTGCATTTGCTACATCCCGAATGGTAATGGTTATTATCTACGAGGCCTTGATAGATATGATGAACAAGGAGAATATGCGTATCTTGATTTATGGAACGGACGATCAGAGCGTAGCCTTAAAGACTCGTTTGTTGCATAGCTCTCATTATAAAGTAGTAGGCTTTTATTGTTATGGCACTATCTATAAGCATCGTCGTCTGGCCGAATTGCCTATCTATTATTTTACGAACGAGCAGACTTTCCAGCAACTGGTCCATAAACGCCATATTCAAGGTATCCTGTTTGCTCACAATGAGTCGACCCGTGCGGAAGAGACCCGTTTGCTTCAATACTGCAAGGATAACCATATAAAGACACTCATTGCTCCTTCTATCAGTGAGGCTGACGAAGACGGGAATTTTCATCAATGGGTACGTCCGGTAAAAATCGAAGACTTACTGGGACGCCCTGAGATTAATATCAATATGGGTGAGGTCGCAGATGAATTCAGTGGAAAGGTGGTCATGGTTACAGGAGCTGCCGGTAGTATCGGTAGTGAACTTTGCCGTCAATTGGCGCAGATGAATATCAGTAAACTGGTTATGTTCGATTCAGCCGAGACTCCTTTGCATAACATCCGTCTTGAGTGTGAGCGGAAGTACCCTAACCTTGATTTTGTTCCGGTGATAGGAGATGTCCGTGTGATAGACCGCCTGCGTATGGTATTTGACATTTATCATCCTCAAATCATATTTCATGCAGCGGCCTATAAGCATGTCCCGCTGATGGAAGAAAATCCTTGCGAGGCTGTATTGGTGAATGTCACAGGTAGCCGTCAGGTAGCCGATATGGCAGTGAAGTATGGTGCGGAGAAGATGGTAATGGTTTCCACGGACAAGGCTGTCAATCCTACCAATGTGATGGGATGCTCCAAACGGTTGGCGGAAATCTATGTGCAGAGTTTGAGTTATGCCATTAAAGAAGGTAAGATAGAGGGTAAAACCAAATTTATCACTACCCGTTTCGGCAATGTCTTGGGCAGTAATGGTTCGGTGATTCCCCGTTTCAAAGAACAAATAGAAAATGGCGGTCCCGTCACCGTGACACATCCTGATATCATACGCTATTTCATGACTATCCCCGAGGCGTGTCGCTTGGTGATGGAGGCCGCTACTATGGGGGAAGGAAATGAAATCTTTGTATTCGAAATGGGCAAACCTGTGAAGATTGTGGACTTGGCTACCCGTATGATAGAACTGGCGGGATATAAACCGGGAGAGGATATTAAGATTCAATTTACGGGTCTTCGTCCGGGAGAGAAATTGTATGAGGAAGTTTTGAGTAACGAGGAGAATACGATTCCTACTCATCATAAAAAGATAAAGATAGCTAAGGTTCGGAGATATGAGTATGAGGATATTGTAGGAACATACGATGAGTTTGAGAAATTGTCTCGTTCTGTGAAGATTTGGGATACGGTGAAACTGATGAAAAGGACGGTGCCGGAGTTTAAGTCGAAGAATTCGAGGTTTGAGGAGTTGGATACCAATTCTTTATGA
- a CDS encoding GumC family protein, translating to MEYTQENNEKTVKESGFNINLRDIVELIIANWYWFALSVFICVSAAYLYTRTLVPVYQRQAVMLVKTGGKNANSDISAMLELQGGITGSGVENEMFILRSHQLVREVVNRLHLDVSYEKEGFFRNTSLYAESPVEVNFIDPYHEYYRTKVTPLDVKNYTISDKKYAYGDTIQTEAGRMVVNLKPENLSAYIGKPVSVTRISPETAAAIYKGGISTSLAGKGTTMVQITCTGDNISRADAILNALINVYNETIIEDKNRIAVNTAKFIDERIAVIGKELGDVEEELTDFKQRNRIVGSEGNGMQFLAESSRMKTENLQMETELSIAQSIKSYLLDATRNNQLIPNVSGVGDASVQNQITAYNELMLRRNHLLAESGAKNPVVQTADKNLAEMRTVISGSMDNYIKNLRLRLEKTRAVERQINSEIQAVPKQEKMALSIIRQQSIKEALYTFLLNKREENALQLAVTEANIRVVESPFGSNAPIAPHSTTFLLAALVVGLAIPLGIQILTMLWNTSVRGRKDIEDYTTIPLLGEIPSRKENMADDAIVVDDKKNDLISESFRLLRANINFVAKDARVLMFTSTMPGEGKSFVSRNLAVAIAIAGKKVVLVDTDMRKRTQSKLAGVKHKDGLSTYLSGQHNDVGSILDKGMIHPSVDSLFVGPIPPNPSELLMSDRLENLIEELKKRYDYIILDNVPAQVVADAAIVNRVAELTLYVIRDGQLDRRYLPELERLHKEGKFNHLCIVLNDSHIEKKKYGYGYGYGYGYGYGYKYGEYK from the coding sequence ATGGAATATACACAGGAAAATAATGAGAAAACGGTCAAGGAAAGCGGATTCAATATTAACTTGCGTGATATTGTAGAATTGATCATTGCTAATTGGTACTGGTTTGCTCTTTCAGTGTTTATTTGTGTGAGTGCGGCTTATCTGTATACCCGTACCTTAGTCCCTGTTTATCAACGCCAGGCTGTAATGCTGGTAAAGACGGGAGGAAAGAATGCGAATTCCGATATCTCGGCTATGCTGGAGTTGCAAGGCGGGATTACCGGTAGTGGCGTTGAAAATGAAATGTTCATACTCCGTTCCCATCAACTGGTACGAGAGGTTGTCAATCGGCTGCATTTGGATGTTTCATATGAGAAAGAAGGCTTTTTCCGTAATACCTCTTTATATGCGGAATCTCCGGTTGAAGTGAATTTCATAGATCCGTATCATGAGTATTACCGTACGAAGGTTACTCCGTTGGATGTAAAGAACTACACCATTTCAGATAAAAAATATGCTTATGGGGATACTATCCAGACAGAAGCGGGAAGAATGGTTGTGAATTTGAAACCGGAAAATTTAAGCGCTTATATAGGCAAGCCAGTTTCGGTGACACGAATAAGCCCCGAAACGGCGGCAGCTATATATAAAGGTGGTATCTCGACTTCACTTGCAGGCAAAGGTACTACTATGGTGCAGATTACTTGCACCGGAGATAATATATCTCGTGCCGATGCGATTTTGAATGCCTTGATTAATGTTTATAATGAAACCATCATCGAAGACAAGAACCGTATCGCGGTAAACACCGCCAAGTTCATAGATGAACGAATTGCGGTAATCGGTAAAGAATTGGGCGATGTGGAAGAAGAACTGACAGACTTCAAGCAGCGTAACCGGATTGTAGGCTCGGAAGGAAACGGGATGCAATTTCTTGCGGAAAGCAGCCGCATGAAGACAGAAAACCTTCAGATGGAAACTGAATTGTCCATTGCCCAATCCATTAAAAGCTATTTATTGGATGCTACCCGAAACAATCAGCTGATACCCAATGTATCCGGTGTCGGGGATGCAAGCGTTCAAAACCAGATAACCGCATACAACGAACTGATGCTTCGGCGTAACCATCTGTTGGCTGAATCCGGTGCAAAGAATCCCGTTGTACAGACTGCAGATAAGAACCTGGCAGAGATGCGTACGGTAATTTCCGGTTCCATGGATAACTATATCAAGAACCTTCGTCTGCGACTGGAAAAGACTCGTGCGGTAGAACGTCAGATCAACTCTGAAATCCAAGCTGTTCCGAAGCAGGAGAAGATGGCATTAAGCATTATCCGTCAGCAATCCATTAAAGAGGCGTTATATACTTTCCTGTTAAACAAGCGTGAAGAAAACGCACTGCAACTTGCCGTAACGGAAGCGAATATCCGTGTAGTGGAATCTCCATTTGGTTCCAATGCCCCTATCGCTCCCCATTCTACAACTTTTCTGCTGGCAGCTTTAGTTGTAGGACTGGCTATTCCGTTGGGAATCCAGATATTAACTATGTTATGGAATACGTCTGTCCGCGGTAGAAAGGATATTGAAGATTATACCACCATTCCGCTTTTAGGTGAGATTCCTTCCCGTAAAGAAAATATGGCAGACGATGCCATTGTGGTAGACGATAAGAAGAATGATCTTATTTCCGAATCGTTCCGTCTGCTTCGTGCCAATATAAACTTTGTGGCGAAGGATGCGCGTGTTCTCATGTTCACTTCCACTATGCCGGGAGAAGGAAAGTCGTTTGTATCCCGCAATCTGGCGGTGGCAATCGCTATTGCCGGGAAAAAAGTGGTATTGGTTGATACTGATATGCGTAAGAGGACGCAAAGTAAATTGGCGGGAGTTAAACATAAAGACGGGCTGAGCACATACCTGTCAGGACAACATAATGATGTTGGCAGCATCTTGGATAAAGGAATGATTCATCCGTCTGTCGACTCCCTGTTTGTTGGTCCTATTCCGCCTAATCCTTCCGAACTATTGATGAGTGATCGGTTGGAGAATTTAATAGAGGAGCTGAAGAAACGCTATGACTATATCATATTGGATAATGTTCCGGCGCAAGTCGTGGCAGATGCCGCCATTGTGAATCGTGTAGCGGAACTGACTTTGTATGTCATCCGTGACGGACAGCTTGACCGACGTTATCTTCCGGAATTGGAACGACTGCACAAGGAAGGTAAGTTTAATCATTTGTGTATTGTATTGAATGACAGCCATATTGAAAAGAAAAAGTATGGGTACGGTTACGGATATGGTTATGGCTACGGGTATGGTTATAAATATGGGGAATATAAATAA